The following proteins are co-located in the Leptodactylus fuscus isolate aLepFus1 chromosome 8, aLepFus1.hap2, whole genome shotgun sequence genome:
- the LOC142216244 gene encoding UDP-glucuronosyltransferase 1A6-like isoform X4, with protein sequence MRGPFCRSLAARILFLLSAFNLSECGRLLVMLEAGSHWLSMQDLVESLSQRGHQIVVITPETNFIDKDLGLDVQTYSVPYSKGEMENLIKQVTQVFLKDKTIPQKIQLEYQKLTEVTNWLLTSCKNVLQNEMLIEYLKKGKFDAMLSDPVFACGEIIAEYLSIPSVFFMNGAPFGIEQDAAQSPGPPSYVPKLFTTYTDHMPFIQRLLNAVVKLVDSLLFHMLYSPYAKLATEFLKRDVSAMDLYRRASIWLLKYDFVFEFPKPVMPNMVFIGGINCAKRKLINQDFEKLVNSSGEHGFVVFSLGSMVSEIPMNKAMDIAEALRSIPQTVIWRYTGKVPSNLGNNTHLVKWLPQNDLLAHPKARAFITHAGSHGIYEGICNAVPMVMLPLFGDQMDNAKRIESRGAGVTLNVLDMTPEDLSNALDAVINIPSYKENIQRLSALHLDRPIHPLDLAVHWVEFVMRHKGAPHLRPAAHDLNWIQYHSIDVFGFLLVVLVITLFISYKCCAYTCRRCCGRKSRPKSKSKKE encoded by the exons ATGAGAGGCCCTTTCTGTCGATCCTTGGCTGCACGTATTCTATTTCTCCTGAGTGCTTTCAATTTGTCAGAATGTGGAAGATTACTTGTGATGCTGGAAGCAGGAAGCCACTGGCTCAGCATGCAAGACTTGGTGGAGAGCTTGTCCCAAAGAGGCCACCAAATTGTTGTGATTACTCCTGAAACCAATTTCATTGATAAAGACTTGGGTTTGGACGTGCAAACCTACAGTGTGCCTTACAGCAAGGGAGAGATGGAAAACCTTATCAAGCAAGTGACTCAGGTATTTCTTAAAGATAAGACTATTCCTCAGAAGATACAACTAGAATACCAAAAACTAACGGAGGTAACAAACTGGCTTCTAACATCCTGCAAAAATGTGCTTCAGAATGAAATGCTCATCGAATATCTGAAGAAAGGCAAGTTTGACGCCATGCTGAGTGACCCAGTGTTTGCATGTGGTGAGATCATTGCAGAATATCTCTCTATCCCTTCTGTGTTCTTCATGAATGGCGCTCCTTTTGGGATAGAACAAGACGCAGCTCAGTCTCCTGGTCCACCGTCCTATGTACCAAAACTATTCACCACCTACACGGATCACATGCCCTTCATCCAGAGACTACTTAATGCTGTTGTGAAGCTAGTTGACTCTCTATTATTTCATATGTTGTACTCTCCTTACGCAAAACTGGCCACAGAGTTCTTGAAACGAGATGTCAGTGCTATGGACCTTTACAGGAGAGCTTCCATTTGGCTCCTCAAATATGACTTTGTCTTTGAGTTTCCCAAGCCTGTTATGCCCAATATGGTTTTCATAGGAGGCATCAACTGCGCCAAAAGGAAACTGATAAACCAG GATTTTGAGAAGCTAGTGAACAGCTCTGGTGAACATGGCTTTGTGGTGTTCTCCCTGGGATCGATGGTGTCTGAAATTCCCATGAACAAAGCAATGGATATAGCAGAAGCACTGAGATCCATTCCTCAAACG GTGATATGGAGATACACAGGCAAAGTGCCTTCAAATCTGGGAAATAACACCCATCTGGTAAAGTGGCTGCCACAGAATGACCTGCTTG CTCATCCAAAAGCCCGCGCCTTCATAACCCATGCCGGCTCACATGGAATCTATGAGGGTATATGTAATGCTGTCCCTATGGTCATGTTACCCTTGTTTGGTGACCAAATGGATAACGCTAAGAGGATTGAGTCCCGAGGAGCTGGAGTGACACTTAATGTCTTGGACATGACACCAGAAGACCTTAGTAACGCTCTGGACGCCGTAATAAATATTCCAAG CTACAAGGAGAACATTCAGCGATTGTCCGCTCTGCATCTGGACAGACCAATTCATCCTCTGGACCTTGCAGTTCACTGGGTAGAGTTCGTCATGAGACACAAAGGTGCGCCCCACCTGCGACCAGCTGCCCATGATCTGAACTGGATACAGTACCACTCCATAGATGTCTTCGGCTTCCTCCTTGTTGTCCTGGTCATCACACTCTTCATCAGCTATAAATGCTGCGCCTACACTTGCCGACGATGCTGCGGAAGAAAGTCTAGACCGAAGTCCAAATCCAAAAAAGAATAg
- the LOC142216244 gene encoding UDP-glucuronosyltransferase 1-2-like isoform X6 has translation MRGVVAKLHERGHQIVLVIPEPSFHLKDVDDYTIWTYNVPLHKEFMEAQLKIAARDAFVQTSFIDKVVNLYKGVSNATSWIQRACTILLQNSTLIQYLEDARFDALLSDPVFPCGEILAEHLSIPSVFFMRGLPFGMEPEASKSPSPPSYVPRLFTTYTDHMTFSQRVKNSLLSLFDHIICYIFYVPYTRMASEFLKRDVSAVDLFSRASIWLLRYDFAFEFARPIMPNMVYIGGIHCASRKNLGQDFEKLVNSSGEHGFVVFSLGSMVSEIPMNKAMDIAEALRSIPQTVIWRYTGKVPSNLGNNTHLVKWLPQNDLLAHPKARAFITHAGSHGIYEGICNAVPMVMLPLFGDQMDNAKRIESRGAGVTLNVLDMTPEDLSNALDAVINIPSYKENIQRLSALHLDRPIHPLDLAVHWVEFVMRHKGAPHLRPAAHDLNWIQYHSIDVFGFLLVVLVITLFISYKCCAYTCRRCCGRKSRPKSKSKKE, from the exons ATGCGAGGAGTGGTGGCAAAGTTGCATGAAAGAGGCCACCAGATTGTGCTTGTTATTCCAGAACCCAGCTTTCATCTGAAGGATGTGGATGATTATACCATATGGACATACAATGTGCCATTACACAAAGAATTCATGGAGGCACAGCTTAAAATCGCAGCCAGAGACGCTTTTGTGCAAACATCTTTTATAGACAAGGTAGTGAACTTGTACAAAGGAGTATCAAATGCAACCAGTTGGATACAAAGAGCCTGTACAATTCTTCTTCAGAATTCCACTCTTATCCAGTACTTGGAAGACGCCAGGTTTGACGCTCTCTTGAGTGATCCTGTTTTTCCTTGTGGTGAAATACTAGCTGAACATCTCTCCATTCCTTCTGTTTTCTTCATGCGTGGGCTTCCCTTTGGAATGGAACCAGAGGCCTCTAAGTCTCCTAGCCCACCTTCATATGTACCAAGACTGTTCACCACTTATACTGACCACATGACGTTCAGCCAAAGGGTCAAGAATTCTCTTCTTAGCCTTTTTGACCATATAATATGTTACATCTTTTACGTCCCTTATACAAGAATGGCCTCAGAATTCCTGAAAAGAGATGTCAGTGCGGTGGACCTTTTCAGTCGGGCTTCCATCTGGCTCTTGAGATATGATTTTGCCTTTGAGTTTGCCAGACCTATAATGCCAAACATGGTTTATATTGGAGGTATCCACTGTGCCAGCAGGAAAAACCTTGGACAG GATTTTGAGAAGCTAGTGAACAGCTCTGGTGAACATGGCTTTGTGGTGTTCTCCCTGGGATCGATGGTGTCTGAAATTCCCATGAACAAAGCAATGGATATAGCAGAAGCACTGAGATCCATTCCTCAAACG GTGATATGGAGATACACAGGCAAAGTGCCTTCAAATCTGGGAAATAACACCCATCTGGTAAAGTGGCTGCCACAGAATGACCTGCTTG CTCATCCAAAAGCCCGCGCCTTCATAACCCATGCCGGCTCACATGGAATCTATGAGGGTATATGTAATGCTGTCCCTATGGTCATGTTACCCTTGTTTGGTGACCAAATGGATAACGCTAAGAGGATTGAGTCCCGAGGAGCTGGAGTGACACTTAATGTCTTGGACATGACACCAGAAGACCTTAGTAACGCTCTGGACGCCGTAATAAATATTCCAAG CTACAAGGAGAACATTCAGCGATTGTCCGCTCTGCATCTGGACAGACCAATTCATCCTCTGGACCTTGCAGTTCACTGGGTAGAGTTCGTCATGAGACACAAAGGTGCGCCCCACCTGCGACCAGCTGCCCATGATCTGAACTGGATACAGTACCACTCCATAGATGTCTTCGGCTTCCTCCTTGTTGTCCTGGTCATCACACTCTTCATCAGCTATAAATGCTGCGCCTACACTTGCCGACGATGCTGCGGAAGAAAGTCTAGACCGAAGTCCAAATCCAAAAAAGAATAg